The following proteins come from a genomic window of Salvia hispanica cultivar TCC Black 2014 chromosome 4, UniMelb_Shisp_WGS_1.0, whole genome shotgun sequence:
- the LOC125219503 gene encoding heat shock factor-binding protein: MDGQDDAKQSTADMTAFVQNLLQQMQSRFQTMSGSIISKIDEMGNRIDELEQSINDLRTEMGQEGSASPSNPAKTGEEPKSGGDS; this comes from the exons GATGGTCAAGATGACGCCAAACAAAGCACGGCTGACATGACTGCATTT GTGCAAAATCTTCTTCAGCAAATG CAATCGAGGTTTCAGACAATGTCAGGATCTATCATCTCTAAAA TTGATGAGATGGGCAACCGGATTGATGAGTTGGAGCAGAGCATCAACGATCTTAGGACCGAGATGGGTCAAGAAGGCTCTGCATCGCCTTCAAATCCAGCAAAGACTGGAGAAGAACCAAAGTCCGGTGGAGATAGTTAA